A portion of the Phycodurus eques isolate BA_2022a chromosome 3, UOR_Pequ_1.1, whole genome shotgun sequence genome contains these proteins:
- the si:dkey-174n20.1 gene encoding retinol dehydrogenase 14 — MYVLSTIVASLVVFFLLKWMKKRRYCTDLKRLDGKTVLVTGGSSGIGKETAVALATRGARVVVACRDADKAEKAVREIKFRSRSLAVVRMELDLANLRSVRDFCKRFLQCEKRLDILINNAAMPGVLDWTDDGFSMCLGVNHLGHFLLTNLLLGRLKECAPSRVVTLTCSSYKYQKLDFHDLNYNLLPFFTYCRSKLANIYFSHELGRLTQGKGVTSYAVHPGFVQSDWTCHYSFLFRALMRVFMWMFFVPCEAGAQTVVYCAVSDEVANQGGGYFVDCRAATLRPFARDAGVAKKLWEASERLVKLA, encoded by the exons ATGTACGTTCTTTCTACAATAGTCGCTTCTTTGGTCGTCTTTTTTCTCTTGAAATGGATGAAAAAGAGACGCTACTGCACCGACCTCAAACGACTGGACGGCAAAACAGTTCTAGTTACCG GTGGGAGTTCCGGCATCGGCAAGGAGACGGCCGTGGCGTTGGCCACGAGGGGCGCACGCGTGGTGGTCGCCTGCCGTGACGCGGACAAGGCGGAGAAGGCGGTGCGGGAGATCAAGTTCCGCAGTCGCAGTCTGGCAGTGGTCCGCATGGAGCTGGACCTGGCCAACCTGCGCTCAGTGCGTGACTTCTGCAAGCGCTTCCTGCAGTGCGAGAAGAGGCTCGACATCTTGATCAATAACGCAG CCATGCCAGGCGTGCTGGACTGGACGGATGACGGTTTCAGCATGTGCCTAGGCGTCAACCACCTGGGTCACTTCCTGCTCACCAACCTGCTGCTGGGCCGGCTGAAGGAGTGCGCCCCCAGCCGCGTGGTCACGCTCACCTGCTCCAGCTACAAGTACCAGAAGCTGGACTTCCACGACCTCAACTACAACCTGCTGCCCTTCTTCACCTACTGCCGCAGCAAGCTGGCCAATATCTACTTCAGCCACGAGCTGGGCCGCCTCACGCAAGGGAAGGGTGTCACCTCCTACGCTGTGCACCCCG GCTTCGTGCAGAGCGACTGGACGTGTCACTACTCGTTCTTATTCCGGGCTCTGATGCGGGTCTTCATGTGGATGTTCTTCGTGCCCTGCGAGGCGGGCGCTCAGACTGTGGTCTACTGCGCCGTGTCAGACGAGGTGGCCAATCAGGGCGGTGGATACTTTGTGGACTGTCGGGCGGCCACCCTGAGACCGTTCGCCCGTGACGCCGGCGTGGCCAAGAAGCTGTGGGAGGCCAGCGAGAGGCTCGTCAAACTGGCgtga